Proteins co-encoded in one Kribbella solani genomic window:
- a CDS encoding ABC transporter permease, producing MLRRVLAAVPIGVIVTLGVFALVFAMPGDPLRELAGDKPIPAAVLAAKRAQYHLDDPFIVQYLLSMKDILTGHFGTTFAGADIADQLRLRIPVTLKLASMGLVFQWIAGLLFGLYAGFRRNGTVDRMLLLATLVVLAVPGLVLYFTGQYLLGVELKWLPVSGIRDGWPLSYLLPAVCIGITGFAGLARLTRTSIVDTANADFVKTARAKGLGEQRILWRHVLPNALLPVVTLMGIDLAGIFGGAVLAESIFNLPGLGQFMFQAIKLKEGGVVVLLSTLAFLMFIVINLIVDVVYGAIDPRVRNV from the coding sequence GTGCTCCGTCGTGTTCTTGCGGCGGTTCCGATCGGGGTGATTGTCACGCTGGGGGTCTTCGCGCTGGTGTTCGCGATGCCTGGGGACCCGCTGCGGGAGCTGGCCGGTGACAAGCCGATTCCGGCCGCGGTGCTGGCGGCGAAGCGGGCTCAGTACCACCTCGACGATCCGTTCATCGTGCAGTACCTGCTGAGTATGAAGGACATCCTGACCGGTCACTTCGGTACGACGTTCGCCGGCGCCGACATTGCCGATCAGCTCCGGCTGCGGATCCCGGTGACGCTGAAGCTGGCTTCGATGGGGCTGGTCTTCCAGTGGATCGCCGGGCTGCTGTTCGGGCTGTACGCGGGCTTCCGCCGCAACGGCACGGTGGACCGGATGTTGCTGCTGGCAACGTTGGTGGTGCTCGCGGTGCCCGGCCTGGTGCTGTACTTCACCGGTCAGTACCTGCTCGGTGTCGAGCTGAAGTGGCTGCCGGTTTCGGGTATCCGCGACGGCTGGCCACTGTCGTACCTGTTGCCGGCCGTGTGTATCGGCATCACCGGATTCGCCGGCCTGGCCCGGTTGACCCGGACGTCGATTGTCGACACCGCCAACGCGGACTTCGTGAAGACCGCGCGGGCGAAAGGTCTCGGCGAACAGCGGATCCTCTGGCGGCACGTACTGCCGAACGCGCTGCTGCCGGTGGTGACGCTGATGGGGATCGACCTCGCCGGCATCTTCGGCGGTGCCGTGCTGGCGGAGAGCATCTTCAACCTGCCCGGGCTCGGTCAGTTCATGTTCCAGGCGATCAAGCTGAAGGAGGGCGGCGTGGTGGTACTGCTGTCGACGCTCGCGTTCCTGATGTTTATTGTCATCAATCTGATTGTCGACGTCGTCTACGGCGCGATCGATCCGAGGGTGCGTAATGTCTGA
- a CDS encoding aminotransferase class I/II-fold pyridoxal phosphate-dependent enzyme, with the protein MQGLAPDVVAYAGSASKTLAPGLRLGWLVVPRHLLAAVIEEKTWTDRHSDTLTHLTLAALIESGAYDRHVRAARLRYRHRRDDLIHALGNHHAGANHYPGASDRAGRQPGGIAAGLQLVIDLPGRDESAVLRTLHDHGINTFGMSHFGSGLPSALVIGYGAPAQHAWTRTLSALIDALQNAQL; encoded by the coding sequence TTGCAGGGCCTCGCGCCGGACGTGGTCGCGTACGCCGGGTCCGCGAGCAAGACTCTCGCGCCGGGTCTGCGCCTTGGCTGGCTGGTCGTACCGCGCCATCTGCTTGCTGCCGTGATCGAGGAGAAGACCTGGACGGACCGGCACAGCGACACGCTCACGCACCTGACCCTGGCCGCGCTGATCGAGTCCGGCGCGTACGACCGTCACGTCCGCGCCGCCAGACTGCGCTACCGACACCGCCGCGACGACCTCATCCATGCCCTAGGCAACCACCACGCCGGCGCCAACCACTACCCCGGCGCCAGCGACCGCGCCGGCCGTCAGCCCGGGGGGATCGCCGCCGGCCTGCAGCTCGTGATCGACCTCCCCGGTCGCGACGAATCCGCCGTCCTGCGCACCCTCCACGACCACGGCATCAACACCTTCGGCATGTCCCACTTCGGCTCCGGCCTGCCATCCGCGCTGGTGATCGGCTACGGCGCCCCAGCACAGCACGCCTGGACCCGAACACTCAGCGCACTGATCGATGCGCTCCAAAACGCGCAACTGTGA
- a CDS encoding MFS transporter: MTNQSVVLDERATTARSWLGVAAITASLFVFLTTELMPVGLLTPLSSSLGVAVGIAGLMVTLYGVSAGLGVPFIVAWSRRVNRRVLLAVLLSVLTIGNLVTAIAPNFLLMLATRLSMGFASGVFWAIGVSMAMRLVAPRDAGRAAATVMSGISVAAVVGIPLGIFVESHTDWRTTFLIWSGLSLVVLIAVVAAIPSLPSDNAVPVRAVFALPVHNARLRLVMVMVMLFVLGHFGAYTFVRPYLEGESSVSPAFITAVLMAYGAAAAAGNFVGGRLVAWNARASFMLGTTGVAGALVLLLLAGSSPAGQVITLVLWGMSFGIVQLSQVNLTQTAAPDTFEAAMSLNTMAYNTSIALGALFGGLLADHTGINTTIYFAITLTTAALLLTLTTRTRTA; encoded by the coding sequence GTGACCAATCAATCCGTCGTACTTGACGAGCGCGCCACGACGGCGCGCTCCTGGCTGGGGGTCGCCGCGATCACCGCCAGCCTGTTCGTGTTCCTCACCACCGAACTGATGCCGGTCGGCCTGCTCACCCCGCTGAGCAGCAGTCTCGGCGTCGCCGTCGGCATCGCGGGCCTGATGGTGACGCTGTACGGCGTCTCGGCCGGCCTCGGCGTACCGTTCATCGTCGCGTGGAGCCGCCGGGTCAACCGCCGCGTACTGCTGGCCGTACTCCTGTCGGTGCTGACCATCGGCAACCTGGTGACCGCGATCGCGCCGAACTTCCTGCTGATGCTGGCGACCCGGCTGTCGATGGGGTTCGCGAGCGGGGTGTTCTGGGCCATCGGGGTCAGCATGGCGATGCGGCTCGTCGCGCCGCGCGACGCCGGCCGGGCCGCCGCGACCGTCATGTCCGGCATCTCGGTCGCCGCCGTGGTCGGCATCCCGCTCGGGATCTTCGTGGAGAGCCACACCGACTGGCGTACGACGTTCCTGATCTGGTCGGGCCTGAGTCTGGTCGTGCTGATCGCGGTGGTGGCAGCGATCCCGTCGCTGCCGTCCGACAACGCGGTTCCGGTGCGCGCGGTGTTCGCGCTGCCGGTACACAACGCGCGGCTCCGGCTCGTGATGGTGATGGTGATGCTGTTCGTGCTCGGGCACTTCGGCGCGTACACGTTCGTCCGGCCTTATCTGGAAGGTGAATCGTCGGTGAGCCCGGCGTTCATCACCGCGGTCCTGATGGCATACGGCGCGGCTGCCGCCGCCGGCAACTTCGTCGGCGGCCGCCTGGTCGCGTGGAACGCCCGCGCAAGCTTCATGCTGGGAACCACCGGCGTCGCCGGAGCCCTGGTGTTACTGCTGCTGGCCGGCAGTTCACCAGCGGGTCAGGTCATCACGCTCGTCCTCTGGGGTATGTCGTTCGGCATCGTGCAGTTGTCCCAGGTCAACCTCACCCAAACCGCCGCACCCGACACCTTCGAAGCGGCGATGTCCCTCAACACGATGGCGTACAACACCTCGATAGCCCTCGGCGCCCTCTTCGGCGGCCTCCTCGCCGACCACACCGGCATCAACACCACCATCTACTTCGCCATCACCCTCACCACCGCCGCCCTCCTCCTCACCCTCACCACCAGAACCCGAACGGCCTAG
- a CDS encoding ABC transporter permease, with translation MSETQQVFGAESQDLEGRTLSNRELLRALLRKPQFDICLVLVLTFFLMAAVPRLFTSADPRFCELTKSQHGREPGHPFGFDIQGCDYFANVIYGARPSVLVSLVAGVGGFVVAGILGLLAGYFPGLVDTVISRIADVLFALPGLIALIVILNSVPNRSIWIIVAIIMVTGWPQGMRVMRSTVFSVRNREYVLAARSIGATPVRILRKHVFPNAMAPLLAMTTLGIGGLIGLEAVLTFLGVGLQPPSISWGSQFGVATSYRETPHLFIWPALFISTMTISFMIIGDSIRDALDPKLMR, from the coding sequence ATGTCTGAGACCCAGCAGGTCTTCGGGGCCGAGTCGCAGGACCTCGAGGGCCGGACCCTTTCGAACCGGGAGCTGCTCCGCGCGCTGCTGCGCAAACCGCAGTTCGACATCTGCCTGGTCCTGGTGCTGACTTTCTTCCTGATGGCGGCGGTACCGCGGCTGTTCACCTCCGCCGACCCGCGCTTCTGCGAGCTGACCAAGAGCCAGCACGGCCGCGAACCCGGGCATCCGTTCGGCTTCGACATCCAGGGCTGCGACTACTTCGCGAACGTGATCTACGGCGCGCGCCCGTCGGTCCTGGTCAGCCTGGTCGCGGGCGTCGGCGGCTTCGTGGTCGCCGGCATCCTCGGTCTGCTCGCCGGGTACTTCCCGGGCCTGGTCGACACCGTGATCTCAAGGATCGCGGACGTACTGTTCGCGCTGCCCGGCCTGATCGCGCTGATCGTGATCCTGAACTCGGTGCCGAACCGGAGCATCTGGATCATCGTCGCGATCATCATGGTCACCGGCTGGCCGCAGGGGATGCGGGTGATGCGCTCGACCGTGTTCTCGGTCCGCAACCGCGAGTACGTCCTGGCCGCCCGCTCGATCGGGGCGACGCCGGTACGGATCCTGCGCAAGCACGTGTTCCCGAACGCGATGGCGCCGCTGCTGGCGATGACGACGCTCGGCATCGGCGGCCTGATCGGTCTGGAAGCCGTCCTGACGTTCCTCGGCGTCGGCCTGCAACCGCCGTCGATCTCGTGGGGCTCCCAGTTCGGCGTCGCCACCTCGTACCGGGAAACGCCGCACCTGTTCATCTGGCCGGCGCTGTTCATCTCGACGATGACCATCTCGTTCATGATCATCGGCGACTCGATCCGCGACGCCCTGGACCCGAAGTTGATGCGATGA
- a CDS encoding LysR family transcriptional regulator: MELQQLRYVVAVAETSSFTRAAERCLVVQSALSHQIARLERELGARLFDRTSRSVRLTAAGTAFLPAARQCLDAAERAAAEAAAAVGMVRGRLAVGLIPTVAAVDIPAALRDFRRDYPDVRISMRVGASEKLADQVKEGLLDVAFLGLPTSIQPRGVAMRELARDRLVAVVPPDHPLAAEPTVTLKQLASEPFADLPPRTAGRLQSDQAFEAAGLVRDVAFEVSTAELMARLVSERLAVALFASTYAPQLPGVATVEIEDAPDRVEYVVWSAAGRSPAAAAFLALLGLTN; the protein is encoded by the coding sequence ATGGAACTCCAGCAACTCCGGTACGTCGTCGCGGTGGCCGAGACGAGCAGCTTCACCCGGGCCGCCGAGCGCTGCCTGGTCGTCCAGTCCGCGCTGAGCCACCAGATCGCGCGGCTGGAACGCGAGCTCGGCGCCCGCCTGTTCGACCGCACCAGCCGCAGCGTCCGGCTGACAGCGGCCGGTACGGCGTTCCTCCCGGCCGCGCGGCAATGCCTGGACGCGGCCGAACGCGCCGCGGCGGAAGCAGCCGCGGCGGTCGGCATGGTCCGTGGCCGGCTCGCCGTCGGCCTGATCCCGACGGTCGCGGCGGTCGACATCCCGGCGGCGCTGCGCGACTTCCGCCGCGACTACCCGGACGTACGGATCTCGATGCGGGTCGGCGCGAGCGAGAAGCTCGCCGACCAGGTCAAGGAAGGTCTTCTCGACGTGGCGTTCCTCGGCCTGCCCACCAGCATCCAGCCGCGCGGCGTGGCAATGCGCGAGCTTGCCCGCGACCGCCTCGTCGCGGTCGTACCACCGGACCACCCGCTGGCCGCCGAGCCGACGGTCACACTGAAGCAGTTGGCGAGCGAACCGTTCGCGGACCTGCCGCCCCGTACCGCCGGACGACTGCAGAGCGACCAGGCCTTCGAAGCCGCCGGACTCGTCCGTGACGTCGCGTTCGAGGTCAGCACCGCCGAGTTGATGGCGCGGCTCGTCAGCGAACGGCTCGCCGTCGCGTTGTTCGCCTCGACGTACGCACCGCAGTTGCCCGGCGTCGCGACCGTCGAGATCGAGGACGCGCCGGACCGGGTCGAGTACGTCGTCTGGAGCGCGGCCGGCCGCTCACCCGCGGCGGCCGCGTTCCTCGCGCTCCTCGGCCTTACAAACTGA
- a CDS encoding ABC transporter substrate-binding protein codes for MRRLTGVVGVAAGLALLLSSCGDGKSSGGSGDAGSKSEVIGIAADPLEYINPLNDNGTAGIGVSMAIFAPLVTTDPETGKLQNVMADSVTPDQNSQTWTIKLKPGNTFQNGQALTAKDYVDSWNLTAEGSNGWKNNGFFSKVEGYDAMNPPAPDGATPKPTSVKALSGLKQVDNLTFTVKLKVPFSQFGLTLQYYGLAPLPEEVRKNPDAYKRKPIGNGPYKLAADWNAGDDLKLTKWDGYKGPTIPQADQITYRFIPNADTAYNEFLAGNLDFVDVPSTKVKSFKTDAPDQWVTSVSSGANYLVIPAWDARFKNPKLRYAISAAIDRKAFADLVGLSEPAKGLIAPDIAGYRDDACKYCDFDAAKAKQLLQEAGGFSGVLNINYNTTSATGQIYAEAIGNMLRQNLGVQVKYTGKQGSEITELADTRKLDGLRFSGWGHDYPSIEDYLTPMFKSNGDANFAGYANPALDALLAKGDAEPDPDKAIAVYQQAEDIALEDLPLIPLYTKSNAYLHSAKIAPRVSKYVGVSALWATFK; via the coding sequence GTGCGACGTCTGACTGGGGTTGTGGGGGTGGCAGCCGGGCTCGCGCTGCTGCTGTCCTCCTGTGGTGACGGCAAGAGCAGCGGCGGCAGTGGGGACGCCGGCAGCAAGAGCGAGGTGATCGGCATCGCCGCCGATCCGCTGGAGTACATCAACCCGCTGAACGACAACGGCACCGCGGGGATCGGGGTGTCGATGGCGATCTTCGCGCCGCTGGTGACCACCGACCCGGAGACCGGGAAGCTGCAGAACGTGATGGCGGATTCGGTCACCCCGGACCAGAACAGCCAGACCTGGACGATCAAGCTGAAGCCTGGCAACACCTTCCAGAACGGTCAGGCGCTGACCGCGAAGGACTACGTGGACAGCTGGAACCTGACCGCCGAGGGCTCGAACGGCTGGAAGAACAACGGGTTCTTCTCCAAGGTCGAGGGGTACGACGCGATGAACCCGCCGGCCCCGGACGGCGCGACGCCGAAGCCGACGTCGGTGAAGGCGCTGAGCGGCCTGAAGCAGGTCGACAACCTGACCTTCACGGTGAAGCTGAAGGTGCCGTTCTCCCAGTTCGGCCTGACTTTGCAGTACTACGGCCTGGCGCCACTTCCGGAGGAGGTCCGGAAGAACCCGGACGCGTACAAGCGCAAGCCGATCGGCAACGGGCCGTACAAGCTGGCCGCGGACTGGAACGCCGGTGACGACCTGAAGCTGACGAAGTGGGACGGCTACAAGGGCCCGACGATTCCGCAGGCGGACCAGATCACCTACCGGTTCATCCCGAACGCGGACACCGCGTACAACGAGTTCCTGGCCGGCAACCTGGACTTCGTCGACGTCCCGTCGACCAAGGTGAAGAGCTTCAAGACCGACGCGCCGGACCAGTGGGTGACCAGCGTCAGCTCGGGCGCCAACTACCTGGTGATCCCGGCCTGGGACGCGCGGTTCAAGAACCCGAAGCTGCGGTACGCGATCTCGGCGGCGATCGACCGGAAGGCGTTCGCCGACCTGGTCGGACTGTCCGAGCCGGCGAAGGGCCTGATCGCGCCGGACATCGCCGGGTACCGCGACGACGCCTGCAAGTACTGCGATTTCGACGCCGCCAAGGCGAAGCAACTGCTTCAGGAGGCCGGCGGTTTCTCCGGCGTACTGAACATCAACTACAACACCACGTCCGCGACCGGGCAGATCTACGCCGAGGCGATCGGCAACATGCTCCGGCAGAACCTGGGCGTGCAGGTGAAGTACACCGGCAAGCAGGGTTCGGAGATCACCGAGCTGGCTGACACCCGCAAGCTGGACGGGCTGCGGTTCAGCGGCTGGGGTCACGACTACCCGTCGATCGAGGACTACCTGACCCCGATGTTCAAGTCCAACGGTGACGCGAACTTCGCCGGTTACGCGAACCCCGCCCTGGACGCGCTGCTGGCCAAGGGCGACGCCGAACCGGACCCGGACAAGGCGATCGCGGTGTACCAGCAGGCCGAGGACATCGCCCTCGAAGACCTGCCCCTGATCCCGCTGTACACCAAGTCGAACGCTTACCTGCACTCAGCCAAGATCGCCCCCCGAGTCTCCAAATACGTCGGCGTATCCGCCCTCTGGGCCACGTTCAAATGA
- the dapB gene encoding 4-hydroxy-tetrahydrodipicolinate reductase, whose product MIKVGVLGAKGKMGAQTCLAVEEAADTELVARLDQGDELDELTRAGAEVVVDFTRPEVVMDNLAWCIQHGIHAVVGTTGFDDERLATLRTRLDAQPGTGILIAPNFSIGAVLMMQFAAQAARYYESVEIIELHHPDKVDAPSGTARRTAELVAAARREADARPIPDATTTALEGARGADVDGIRVHGVRLRGLVAHQEVLFGDEGETLTIRHDSMNRTSFMAGVLLGVRSIGTAPGLTVGLEHFMDLS is encoded by the coding sequence ATGATCAAGGTCGGGGTGCTGGGGGCCAAGGGCAAGATGGGGGCTCAGACGTGCCTCGCGGTCGAGGAGGCCGCTGACACCGAGCTGGTCGCGCGGCTCGACCAGGGCGACGAGCTGGACGAGCTGACCCGCGCGGGCGCCGAGGTCGTGGTCGACTTCACCCGGCCCGAGGTCGTGATGGACAACCTCGCCTGGTGCATCCAGCACGGCATCCACGCCGTCGTCGGGACCACCGGCTTCGACGACGAGCGGCTGGCCACGTTGCGTACGCGGCTCGACGCGCAGCCGGGCACCGGCATCCTGATCGCGCCGAACTTCTCCATCGGTGCGGTGCTGATGATGCAGTTCGCCGCGCAGGCCGCGCGGTACTACGAGTCGGTCGAGATCATCGAGCTGCACCACCCGGACAAGGTGGACGCGCCTTCCGGTACGGCCCGGCGGACGGCGGAGCTGGTCGCGGCCGCCCGGCGCGAGGCCGATGCCCGGCCGATCCCGGACGCGACGACCACCGCGCTGGAGGGGGCTCGGGGCGCGGACGTGGACGGCATCCGCGTACACGGTGTCCGGCTGCGTGGACTGGTCGCGCACCAGGAGGTGCTGTTCGGCGACGAGGGCGAGACGCTGACCATTCGGCACGACTCGATGAACCGGACGTCGTTCATGGCGGGCGTCCTCCTCGGCGTGCGCAGCATCGGCACCGCGCCTGGCCTGACCGTCGGCCTGGAGCACTTCATGGACCTGTCCTGA
- a CDS encoding ABC transporter ATP-binding protein, giving the protein MADELLVATNVVKHYDISPALNFGAKTLVRAVDGVDLTLRKGESLGIVGESGCGKSTLVRLLAALEQPTAGRIEYGGVDVGKLRGRELRRWRRNVQVVFQDPYSSLNPRLRVGEIVAEPFEVHPDVGKKIDIRSRVRELLELVGLRPEDETKFPHQFSGGQRQRIGIARAIALNPDVLLCDEPVSALDLSVQAQVVNLLMRLQRELGLSIIFVAHDLSVVRHVSDRVAVMYLGKVAELGEHQQVYDGPAHPYTQALLSAEPGLARQGRQRIVLAGDPPSPVMPPGGCRFHTRCLRAEQKCHTDVPELREISSGQTVSCHFAEDAQAAYSAT; this is encoded by the coding sequence ATGGCCGATGAGTTGCTGGTGGCAACGAACGTCGTGAAGCACTACGACATCAGCCCGGCGCTGAACTTCGGCGCGAAGACGCTCGTCCGCGCGGTCGACGGCGTCGATCTGACCTTGCGCAAGGGGGAGTCGCTCGGCATCGTCGGCGAGTCCGGCTGCGGCAAGTCCACGCTCGTCCGGCTGCTCGCCGCCCTGGAGCAGCCGACCGCGGGACGGATCGAGTACGGCGGCGTGGACGTCGGCAAGCTACGCGGCCGGGAGCTGAGGCGCTGGCGGCGGAACGTCCAGGTCGTGTTCCAGGACCCGTATTCAAGCCTGAACCCGCGGCTGCGGGTCGGCGAGATCGTGGCCGAGCCGTTCGAGGTGCACCCGGACGTCGGCAAGAAGATCGACATCCGGTCCCGGGTCCGGGAGCTGCTCGAACTGGTCGGTCTGCGGCCCGAGGACGAGACGAAGTTCCCGCATCAGTTCTCCGGCGGTCAGCGGCAGCGGATCGGGATCGCGCGGGCGATCGCGCTCAACCCGGACGTCCTGCTCTGCGACGAGCCGGTATCGGCGCTCGACCTGTCGGTCCAGGCCCAGGTGGTGAACCTGTTGATGCGGCTGCAGCGAGAGCTCGGTCTGAGCATCATTTTCGTCGCCCACGACCTGTCGGTGGTCCGGCACGTCTCGGACCGGGTCGCGGTGATGTACCTGGGCAAGGTGGCCGAGTTGGGCGAGCACCAGCAGGTGTATGACGGGCCCGCGCACCCGTACACGCAGGCACTGCTGTCCGCGGAGCCCGGCCTGGCCCGCCAGGGGCGGCAGCGGATCGTACTGGCCGGTGACCCGCCGTCGCCGGTGATGCCGCCGGGTGGCTGCCGTTTCCACACCCGCTGCCTGCGTGCTGAACAGAAGTGCCACACCGACGTACCGGAGCTCCGGGAGATCAGCTCCGGCCAGACCGTCTCGTGCCACTTCGCCGAGGACGCCCAAGCCGCCTACTCAGCCACCTGA
- a CDS encoding ABC transporter ATP-binding protein: MTDNHGEILLKVDNLTVEFDTPHGSVRAVDGVSWQVRAGETLAILGESGSGKSVSTQALTGILEMPPGRIVSGTAEYRGTDLIAMTTKERRKIVGDRITMVFQDSLSALNPVQSVGTQIAECYRVHRGMSKQDAMRRAAEMLDQVRIPAAAKRVRDYPHEFSGGMRQRVMLAMALALDPEVLIADEPTTALDVTVQAQILELIAELQAERQMGVVLITHDLGVVSDVADNVVVMYAGHVVERASTAAALDRPVHPYTEGLLGSMPSAELKGRELPTIPGTPPSLRAIPSGCAFRTRCPIAIDECATAVPPLLTVAPGRDAACIRRTTLQAKEAV, from the coding sequence ATGACAGACAACCACGGCGAAATATTGCTGAAAGTCGACAATCTGACCGTCGAGTTCGACACCCCGCACGGTTCGGTACGGGCCGTGGACGGCGTGTCCTGGCAGGTACGGGCCGGCGAGACGCTGGCGATCCTGGGTGAGTCGGGGTCCGGGAAGAGCGTCTCGACCCAGGCGCTGACCGGGATCCTGGAGATGCCGCCGGGCCGGATCGTTTCGGGTACGGCCGAGTACCGCGGTACCGACCTGATCGCGATGACCACGAAGGAGCGGCGCAAGATCGTCGGCGACCGGATCACGATGGTGTTCCAGGACTCGCTGTCCGCGCTGAACCCGGTGCAGTCGGTCGGGACCCAGATCGCCGAGTGCTACCGCGTCCATCGCGGCATGTCCAAGCAGGACGCGATGCGCCGGGCCGCGGAGATGCTCGACCAGGTACGGATTCCGGCCGCGGCGAAGCGGGTCCGGGACTACCCGCACGAGTTCTCCGGCGGGATGCGGCAGCGGGTGATGCTGGCGATGGCGCTCGCGCTGGACCCGGAGGTACTGATCGCCGACGAGCCGACCACCGCGCTCGACGTGACCGTCCAGGCACAGATCCTGGAGCTGATCGCGGAGCTGCAGGCCGAGCGGCAGATGGGTGTCGTACTGATCACCCATGACCTCGGCGTGGTCTCCGATGTCGCCGACAACGTGGTGGTGATGTACGCGGGTCATGTCGTCGAACGTGCGTCCACGGCGGCGGCGCTGGATCGGCCGGTGCATCCGTACACCGAAGGTCTGCTCGGCTCGATGCCGTCGGCCGAGCTGAAGGGCCGCGAGCTGCCGACCATCCCGGGTACGCCGCCGTCGCTGCGCGCGATCCCGTCCGGCTGCGCGTTCCGGACCCGCTGCCCGATCGCGATCGACGAGTGCGCCACCGCCGTGCCGCCGTTGCTGACGGTCGCGCCGGGCCGGGACGCCGCCTGCATCCGCCGCACCACGCTCCAGGCCAAGGAGGCCGTCTGA
- a CDS encoding insulinase family protein, which yields MTRAITSTLLSPEAGGPVKRTVLPSGLRVLSQSVPGFRSVTFGVWVGVGSRDEPEQLAGATHFLEHLLFKGTERRDALEISASIDAVGGEMNAFTGKEYTCYYARVLDTDLPLAVDVICDMITSATLTSADVESERDVIDEEIAMHADETSDHIHDLFAEQLWGRSPLGRSITGTPESVAGLSRQQVTGWYRRRYKPSNIVVSVAGNVDHADVVRLVRKAFERHWVTAEDSPAPVRAAAARRTPTYGGVRVHHRDVEQAHLVLGMPGLVRSDERRYVAGVLHGIVGGGMSSRLFQEVREKRGLAYSVFTFGSAYADAGMVGVYAGCLPKKAPEVLDVIRAELESIANGNITPEELLRGKGQMRGSVVMGLEDTGAKMTRIAKAELVYGELPTVDELLHRIDSVTLDDVTALATDLYATNPALTVMGPFDEDTTAFSL from the coding sequence GTGACCCGAGCGATCACCAGCACCCTGCTGAGCCCGGAGGCGGGCGGTCCGGTCAAACGGACCGTCCTGCCCTCCGGGCTCCGGGTTCTGTCCCAGTCCGTACCGGGCTTCCGCTCGGTCACTTTCGGCGTGTGGGTCGGCGTCGGCTCCCGCGACGAGCCGGAGCAGCTGGCCGGCGCGACGCACTTCCTCGAACACCTGCTGTTCAAGGGCACCGAGCGGCGCGACGCGCTGGAGATCTCGGCGTCGATCGACGCGGTCGGCGGCGAGATGAACGCGTTCACCGGCAAGGAGTACACCTGCTACTACGCGCGGGTGCTGGACACCGACCTGCCGCTTGCGGTCGATGTCATCTGCGACATGATCACCTCCGCGACGCTCACGTCCGCCGACGTGGAAAGCGAGCGGGACGTGATCGACGAAGAGATCGCGATGCACGCCGACGAGACGTCGGACCACATCCACGACCTGTTCGCGGAACAGTTGTGGGGCAGGTCGCCGCTCGGCCGGTCGATCACGGGTACGCCCGAATCGGTCGCCGGACTGTCCCGGCAACAGGTGACCGGCTGGTACCGGCGTCGGTACAAGCCGTCGAACATCGTCGTCTCGGTCGCGGGCAATGTGGATCATGCGGACGTCGTACGTCTTGTCCGTAAGGCTTTTGAGCGGCATTGGGTGACCGCCGAGGATTCGCCGGCGCCGGTACGTGCGGCGGCGGCGCGGCGGACGCCTACGTACGGTGGGGTCCGGGTGCATCATCGCGACGTCGAGCAGGCGCATCTCGTACTGGGTATGCCGGGGTTGGTGCGGAGCGACGAGCGGCGGTACGTGGCCGGCGTACTGCACGGCATCGTCGGCGGCGGGATGTCGTCGCGGTTGTTCCAGGAAGTGCGGGAGAAGCGCGGACTGGCGTACTCCGTGTTCACGTTCGGCTCGGCGTACGCGGATGCCGGGATGGTCGGCGTCTACGCCGGCTGCCTGCCGAAGAAGGCCCCCGAGGTACTCGACGTGATCCGCGCCGAACTCGAATCAATTGCCAACGGCAACATCACGCCCGAGGAACTCCTTCGTGGCAAGGGCCAGATGCGTGGCTCGGTGGTGATGGGCCTGGAAGACACCGGCGCCAAGATGACCCGGATCGCCAAGGCCGAGCTCGTCTACGGCGAGCTCCCGACGGTCGACGAACTCCTGCACCGGATCGATTCGGTGACTCTGGACGACGTCACTGCCCTGGCCACCGACTTGTACGCGACCAACCCGGCGCTGACCGTGATGGGCCCGTTCGACGAGGACACCACGGCTTTCAGTTTGTAA